A stretch of Oryza brachyantha chromosome 4, ObraRS2, whole genome shotgun sequence DNA encodes these proteins:
- the LOC102704797 gene encoding cleft lip and palate transmembrane protein 1 homolog: protein MSDPAAVAAAAQPQGQRQAARQAGGGLGQSIAGIVRMAVFWYFAAKFFGPKRPPADPGMLMSNLFQKGEPMDMWMYLSENEKFNDFSNEDALVWHEANIPYAVWGPTSTRTRTLTFYPSEAVKHNGSLYAHVYFARSGYPVDPTDPEYEQSSAFGRTHSVVAYLRKPKDGKKKSLLGDSSESGEQPPPKEDKESVDKDEGPVEYISYWKPNVTINLVDDFTRYPQNNAPPNVAPYLNVDPSSGNYYPTVFFNEFWLLRDKLIALNETVEELPLNLEVGPISMTKWQLFLQMEQSFQVHRSYGSMLEGEADELKRVLLEGNPYFLGLTMIVSLFHSLFDFLAFKNDIQFWNKNKSMEGLSAKSVVLNFVCQLIIFLYLLDNETSWMILASSGIGVCIEFWKIGKAMHVEIDRSGKIPMLRFRDRDSYAQNKTKEYDAIAMKYLTYVLFFLVICFSIYSLKYEKHKSWYSWILSSLTSCVYMFGFIMMCPQLFINYKLKSVAHMPWRQMTYKFLNTIIDDLFAFVIKMPMLHRLSVFRDDVIFLIYLYQRWVYPVDKKRVNEYGFGGEDEPQAPQTLEGSDSAAAAQQTGAEAEAETSTEDKKTK, encoded by the exons atgtcggatccggcggcggtggccgctgCGGCGCAGCCGCAGGGCCAGAGACAGGCGGCGCGgcaggcgggcggcggcctGGGGCAGAGCATCGCCGGGATCGTGCGGATGGCCGTGTTCTGGTACTTCGCGGCCAAGTTCTTCGGCCCGAAGCGGCCCCCCGCGGACCCGGGCATGCTCATGTCGAACCTCTTCCAGAAGGGAGAGCCGATG GATATGTGGATGTATTTATCCGAGAATGAGAAATTCAATGACTTCAGTAATGAGGATGCCCTTGTCTGGCATGAGGCAAACATACCGTATGCAGTCTGGGGACCTACTAGTACAAGAACACGCACATTGACATTCTACCCTTCAGAG GCTGTCAAGCACAATGGTTCTTTGTATGCACATGTTTATTTTGCACGCTCTGGTTACCCGGTGGATCCTACTGATCCTGAATATGAGCAAAGCTCTGCATTTGGGAGGACACATT CTGTTGTGGCATACTTGcgaaaaccaaaagatggtAAAAAGAAGAGCTTGCTGGGAGATTCAAGTGAATCTGGTGAACAACCACCACCTAAG GAGGATAAAGAATCTGTAGACAAAGATGAGGGCCCGGTTGAATATATTTCATACTGGAAACCAAACGTAACAATAAATCTTGTTGACGACTTCACACG GTATCCCCAAAATAATGCTCCACCTAATGTTGCTCCAT ACTTGAATGTTGATCCATCTTCAGGCAACTACTACCCAACTGTATTCTTCAATGAATTTTGGCTACTGAGAGATAAATTGATAGCACTCAATGAGACTGTGGAGGAATTGCCCTTAAACCTTGAAGTTGGTCCTATTAGCATGACCAAGTGGCAACTATTTCTTCAGATGGAGCAGTCCTTTCAAGTTCATCGTAGTTATGGAAGTATGCTTGAAGGGGAGGCTGATGAACTCAAG AGAGTTCTCCTTGAAGGAAACCCATACTTTTTGGGATTGACCATGATTGTTTCTCTGTTCCACTctctgtttgattttttggctTTCAAAAATG ACATTCAGTTCTGGAATAAGAACAAATCCATGGAAGGTCTATCAGCAAAATCTGTGGTTCTGAACTTTGTATGTCAGCTGATTATCTTCCTCTACCTGCTTGACAATGAGACTTCATGGATGATCCTTGCTAGCTCTGGAATTGGTGTTTGCATTGAATTCTGGAAGATTGGAAAAGCAATGCATGTTGAG ATCGATAGAAGTGGAAAGATTCCCATGTTGAGGTTCCGGGATCGTGATTCATATGCACAGAATAAGACGAAGGAGTATGATGCAATTGCAATGAAGTATCTTACATATGTACTTTTCTTCCTTGTGATCTGTTTCTCCATCTATTCCCTCAAGTATGAGAAGCACAAGAGCTGGTACTCGTGGATACTCTCTTCTCTCACAAGTTGTGTATACATGTTTG GTTTCATCATGATGTGCCCACAACTATTCATCAACTACAAGCTGAAGTCTGTTGCTCATATGCCATGGAGACAAATGACCTACAAGTTCCTCAACACCATTATCGATGACCTTTTTGCATTTGTGATCAAAATGCCAATGCTGCATCGTCTCTCAGTTTTTAGAGATG ATGTTATCTTCTTGATATACCTCTACCAGAGATGGGTGTACCCTGTTGACAAGAAGCGTGTCAACGAGTACGGTTTCGGCGGGGAAGATGAGCCACAAGCTCCCCAGACATTGGAAGGGAGTGATTCAGCAGCTGCAGCGCAGCAAACCGGGGCTGAGGCGGAGGCCGAGACGAGCACGGAAGACAAGAAGACAAAGTGA